One Roseimaritima multifibrata DNA window includes the following coding sequences:
- a CDS encoding formyltransferase family protein produces the protein MEVVITALGPDNAGLADPIIHYLTGQGARISEIQMDDHDEEQLFAMLCRADFDPQHTTYEQIRSAMRQIGEHKKLAIRVWSRDAREGKPRIALCGTYVSHTPRAVLENVRSGRIDAEISVMISNRKKLQALAEEYNVPFRLIGDSEGAADDAAMVDALDEFDVDYVVLARYMRVLPASTCWQFAGGRIINLHHGLLPGFPGFRPYHDANAVRMLTYGATCHFIIPELDAGNQIINQRTFSVNPGTPLPQIIAQGETENEPICLAEGVRRVVDREIALHFHRVVAR, from the coding sequence ATGGAAGTCGTCATCACCGCACTTGGCCCCGACAATGCTGGCCTGGCCGATCCGATCATCCATTATCTGACCGGTCAAGGAGCACGGATTTCAGAAATCCAAATGGACGACCATGATGAAGAGCAGCTATTTGCGATGCTCTGCCGAGCCGATTTTGATCCACAGCATACCACCTACGAGCAAATTCGCTCGGCGATGCGACAGATCGGCGAACATAAAAAGCTAGCGATCCGGGTCTGGAGCCGCGATGCACGAGAAGGAAAACCCCGTATTGCCCTCTGCGGGACCTATGTGTCGCACACCCCCAGGGCCGTCCTGGAAAACGTCCGAAGTGGGCGGATCGACGCCGAGATTTCGGTGATGATCAGCAACCGCAAAAAATTGCAGGCTCTGGCGGAAGAATACAACGTTCCGTTCCGCTTAATCGGCGACAGCGAAGGGGCGGCCGATGATGCGGCCATGGTCGATGCTCTGGATGAATTTGACGTCGACTACGTCGTCCTAGCACGTTACATGCGTGTCCTCCCGGCCAGCACCTGCTGGCAATTTGCCGGTGGGCGAATCATCAACCTGCACCACGGCTTATTGCCCGGCTTCCCCGGTTTTCGTCCCTACCACGACGCCAATGCCGTCCGCATGCTGACCTACGGGGCGACATGCCATTTCATCATTCCGGAACTGGACGCGGGAAATCAGATCATCAACCAACGGACTTTCTCCGTAAATCCAGGTACTCCGCTACCGCAAATCATTGCTCAAGGCGAAACCGAAAACGAACCAATCTGTTTGGCCGAAGGAGTCCGCCGTGTCGTCGACCGCGAAATCGCATTGCACTTCCATCGAGTCGTCGCCCGATAA
- a CDS encoding DUF1592 domain-containing protein, with protein MDLLRIRIAFSCLSAALFAFVVISFAPCSVAESAEPAVAVPPTIRAFLNDNCLDCHDGKDGEGGFDLGEFEAGLTLRNMDRWVRVFDRVHDGEMPPADYGEVDTQAQAVFEQQTERWLRANQQAHINHVGRVQGRRLTNLQLERSLHQVLGIDIPLAARLPDEPRTDGFSTVADGQVISHFQLEQHLQIVDKSLDEAFSRALGEEEDVRRDLSVKDIVRENPKRRCREPELLNDAAVVWMGGVIFYGRTPATKARSDGWYRFKIRASALNQPKDHGVWCSVRSGLCVSSAPLLASVGSFEVTNEPQEWTFEGWLPKGHMLEIRPADRTLKSASFGGGQIGTGEGEPQNVAGLAIHSILMERIHYGPDDKGIANLLWGDLKLRRTAKSQDSKKSKDAKNRKSSGDSKASEVELVAKDPVASVEELVHRFATRAFRRDVTSGEIKHYIDAAKADLAAGEPLLSTLRRSYRALLCSPHFLYFHEPPGRLAGHDLANRLSYFLTASPPDDRLRNLAAEGRLADNKILRSEVDRLLSDGADERFMRDFAAQWLDLALIDDTQPDRRLFREFDRVVKEAMVEETVQFLTEMLRADEPAAYLVKAPKTYLNSRLARYYDVEGVSGDEIRAVSLDPASPRGGLITQGALLKVSANGTTTSPVIRGVWISERILGQPIPPPPQSVAAIEPDIRGAKSIRDMLNKHLADSSCASCHVKIDPPGFALENFDPAGQWRKHYGQLGNAKKKGPEIDPSYHWTSGEGFDDLSGFQDHVLANPDRLATNLVHHWIAYATGAPIEFADRPEVRKIVKDCADSDYGMRTLFYRTITSDLFLNK; from the coding sequence ATGGATTTGCTTCGCATTCGCATCGCGTTTTCCTGTTTGAGTGCGGCATTGTTTGCCTTTGTCGTGATTTCGTTTGCACCCTGTTCGGTCGCGGAATCGGCAGAACCGGCCGTGGCTGTGCCTCCGACCATTCGTGCATTTCTTAACGATAATTGCCTTGATTGCCACGACGGCAAAGATGGCGAAGGTGGTTTCGACCTTGGCGAATTCGAAGCGGGGCTGACTTTGCGGAATATGGACCGCTGGGTGCGCGTCTTTGACCGTGTCCATGATGGAGAAATGCCCCCTGCTGATTACGGCGAAGTCGACACGCAAGCCCAGGCGGTTTTTGAGCAGCAGACGGAAAGATGGCTGCGGGCGAATCAGCAAGCTCATATTAATCATGTCGGCCGAGTCCAAGGGCGTCGCCTGACGAACCTACAGCTGGAACGCTCGTTGCACCAAGTCCTTGGGATCGATATTCCACTGGCAGCTCGCTTGCCTGACGAGCCGCGGACCGATGGTTTTTCGACCGTTGCCGATGGCCAAGTGATTTCCCATTTCCAATTGGAACAACACCTTCAGATTGTCGATAAATCCCTTGACGAAGCTTTTTCCCGCGCGCTCGGCGAAGAGGAAGACGTACGTCGTGATTTGTCGGTGAAGGATATCGTACGAGAAAATCCCAAACGACGTTGTCGGGAACCCGAACTTCTTAACGATGCAGCCGTTGTCTGGATGGGAGGAGTCATCTTTTATGGGCGGACTCCCGCCACGAAGGCTCGGTCCGATGGCTGGTACCGTTTTAAAATTCGTGCGTCGGCGCTGAATCAACCGAAGGATCATGGCGTCTGGTGTTCTGTGCGAAGTGGGCTGTGTGTTTCAAGTGCTCCGCTGCTAGCCTCGGTTGGCAGTTTTGAAGTAACCAATGAACCTCAGGAGTGGACTTTCGAGGGCTGGCTTCCTAAAGGCCATATGTTAGAGATCCGTCCAGCAGACAGGACATTGAAATCGGCTTCCTTTGGTGGCGGGCAAATTGGAACGGGTGAAGGTGAGCCACAGAACGTCGCTGGTCTTGCCATTCACTCCATCTTGATGGAGCGGATTCACTATGGGCCCGACGACAAAGGAATCGCCAATCTGCTGTGGGGCGACCTGAAACTTCGACGAACCGCGAAGAGCCAGGATTCGAAAAAATCAAAGGATGCGAAGAACCGCAAATCATCAGGCGATTCGAAAGCAAGTGAAGTGGAATTGGTGGCCAAAGATCCGGTTGCGTCCGTTGAGGAACTGGTGCATCGATTTGCCACGCGTGCTTTCCGGCGTGATGTCACCTCCGGCGAAATCAAGCACTACATCGATGCGGCAAAGGCGGACTTGGCCGCTGGCGAACCCCTGCTAAGTACTCTTCGGCGAAGCTATCGAGCCCTCCTCTGCTCGCCTCATTTTCTGTATTTTCACGAACCGCCTGGGCGTTTGGCAGGGCATGATCTGGCGAACCGGTTGAGCTATTTTCTGACCGCTTCACCGCCGGACGATCGGCTCCGCAATCTGGCCGCAGAGGGTCGGTTGGCCGACAATAAAATCCTGCGCAGCGAAGTCGATCGCCTGCTTAGCGACGGTGCCGACGAACGGTTTATGCGTGACTTTGCCGCCCAGTGGCTTGATCTTGCTTTGATTGACGATACTCAACCCGATCGACGTCTGTTTCGTGAATTTGATCGCGTTGTCAAAGAGGCAATGGTCGAAGAGACCGTGCAGTTTTTGACCGAAATGCTGCGTGCGGATGAACCAGCAGCCTACTTGGTTAAAGCTCCGAAAACCTATCTGAACAGTCGGCTTGCTCGATATTACGACGTGGAAGGTGTTTCCGGCGACGAAATCCGCGCCGTGTCGCTCGATCCAGCATCGCCGCGAGGTGGTTTGATCACTCAGGGCGCTTTGTTGAAGGTGTCTGCAAATGGGACGACCACGTCTCCAGTGATTCGAGGTGTTTGGATTTCAGAGCGGATTCTAGGGCAACCGATTCCGCCTCCGCCCCAAAGCGTCGCTGCGATTGAACCGGACATTCGCGGAGCCAAATCGATCCGTGACATGTTGAACAAGCACCTTGCTGATAGTTCTTGTGCCAGTTGCCATGTCAAAATTGACCCTCCTGGATTTGCGTTGGAGAATTTTGATCCCGCGGGACAATGGCGGAAACACTATGGGCAGCTAGGGAATGCGAAGAAGAAGGGGCCGGAAATTGATCCCAGTTACCACTGGACCAGTGGCGAAGGGTTTGATGATTTATCCGGATTTCAGGATCATGTCCTGGCCAATCCCGATCGGTTGGCGACCAATTTGGTGCACCACTGGATCGCCTATGCGACGGGGGCTCCGATTGAATTTGCAGATCGGCCAGAGGTTCGCAAAATCGTGAAAGACTGTGCCGATTCCGATTACGGGATGCGGACACTGTTCTATCGCACGATCACCAGCGACCTGTTTCTGAATAAGTAG
- a CDS encoding YkgJ family cysteine cluster protein, protein MTITKLRPGAGKPRRSQVPVGESLCEHCTAKCCQYFALPIDVPDSRRDFDFIRWYLLHDRASVFVDGGDWYLLVHTTCKHLQADNRCGIYETRPQICRDYTTDNCEYEDDWVYEKYFESPEQIAEYCDARFGPDSGQGFRSPRPTALPLA, encoded by the coding sequence ATGACGATCACGAAACTCCGCCCCGGCGCGGGCAAGCCACGCCGTTCACAGGTCCCAGTGGGGGAAAGCCTGTGTGAACACTGTACGGCCAAATGTTGTCAGTATTTTGCCCTCCCGATCGATGTCCCAGATTCCCGCCGGGATTTTGACTTTATCCGCTGGTATTTGCTGCATGATCGCGCGAGTGTTTTCGTGGACGGAGGGGACTGGTACCTGCTTGTCCACACGACCTGCAAGCACTTGCAGGCCGATAATCGGTGCGGAATCTATGAAACTCGCCCACAAATCTGTCGGGATTACACCACCGACAATTGTGAATATGAGGATGACTGGGTCTACGAAAAGTATTTCGAATCCCCCGAGCAAATTGCAGAATACTGCGACGCTCGCTTTGGCCCCGATTCCGGCCAAGGGTTCCGTAGTCCCAGGCCGACCGCCTTGCCTCTGGCCTAG
- a CDS encoding tetratricopeptide repeat protein, which translates to MATIREVLQHAWKLHQQGKLAAAESIYRQILAQAPGSAEAHVYLGIALFDQHRFEESVASYRAALKIQPQFPIGWNNLGNSLRMLNQIEEADACFATAIQQQPDYLSPFKNRGTLWIWNGDVERGLQWYEKGLQLSPQEPELHRNLGVIYLLLGDEAKGWEEYRWRWQMPGLQRPASAAPLWQGEPLEGKSIFLYPEQGLGDAIHFVRMAKQLRSLGARTVLGCESKMVPLLSSAPGIDQVCPSGMIPANVDFQASLIEAADHVRSLPVKPDPAVTPYLSVSDSLLEYWNQNLPARSNEASKRIGICWQGNPNHHADIYRSVPLQEFAPLIESSNCDWFSLQHGVGSEQLSECDFADRIQRLPDSIDQTGGAFLDTAAILCQMDLVITTDTSTAHLAGALNVPVWVVLGKVPDWRWGLKAETTHWYPSMRLFRQTTTGDWGSVFAAIRRALDAI; encoded by the coding sequence TTGGCAACCATTCGCGAAGTCTTGCAGCACGCTTGGAAACTCCATCAACAGGGGAAACTTGCTGCAGCCGAATCGATATATCGACAGATCCTTGCGCAGGCCCCGGGGAGCGCGGAGGCACATGTCTACTTGGGCATCGCCCTCTTTGACCAGCATCGGTTCGAAGAATCGGTGGCGTCTTACCGAGCCGCATTGAAGATCCAGCCGCAGTTTCCGATCGGTTGGAATAATCTTGGCAATTCTCTGCGGATGTTGAATCAGATCGAGGAAGCGGACGCTTGCTTCGCAACGGCGATTCAGCAGCAACCAGATTACCTCAGTCCCTTTAAGAATCGAGGAACCCTGTGGATCTGGAACGGAGACGTCGAGCGGGGACTGCAGTGGTATGAAAAAGGGTTGCAGTTGTCGCCACAGGAACCGGAACTCCATCGCAATCTAGGAGTGATCTATCTGTTGCTGGGGGACGAGGCGAAGGGCTGGGAGGAATATCGTTGGCGTTGGCAAATGCCCGGCCTGCAACGCCCAGCGTCCGCGGCTCCTTTATGGCAGGGAGAGCCTTTGGAGGGTAAGTCAATCTTTCTATATCCTGAGCAGGGACTGGGGGATGCGATCCATTTCGTCCGTATGGCCAAGCAACTTCGTTCGCTCGGTGCGCGGACCGTGCTGGGGTGCGAATCGAAAATGGTTCCCCTGCTCTCCTCGGCTCCGGGAATTGACCAAGTTTGTCCTAGCGGAATGATCCCCGCAAATGTCGATTTTCAGGCTTCGTTAATTGAAGCTGCCGACCACGTGCGATCGCTCCCAGTGAAACCCGACCCGGCGGTTACGCCCTATTTGTCGGTCAGCGATTCTCTGTTGGAGTACTGGAATCAGAATCTTCCGGCACGATCGAATGAGGCGTCCAAGCGGATCGGGATCTGCTGGCAAGGGAATCCGAACCATCACGCGGATATCTACCGTTCGGTTCCGCTTCAGGAATTTGCTCCCTTGATTGAAAGTTCGAATTGCGATTGGTTCAGCCTGCAGCATGGGGTAGGAAGCGAACAATTGTCGGAGTGCGATTTTGCCGATCGAATTCAACGGCTGCCGGACAGCATCGACCAGACGGGCGGAGCTTTTCTCGATACGGCCGCGATCCTCTGTCAGATGGATCTAGTGATCACGACAGACACTTCCACCGCCCACCTTGCCGGTGCGTTGAACGTGCCGGTCTGGGTGGTTCTGGGAAAAGTTCCCGACTGGCGTTGGGGCCTGAAGGCAGAAACGACGCACTGGTATCCCAGCATGCGACTCTTTCGGCAAACAACCACCGGTGACTGGGGCTCTGTCTTTGCAGCGATTCGGCGTGCGCTCGATGCGATTTGA
- a CDS encoding glycosyltransferase family 2 protein, whose protein sequence is MTHLPLTAATDPTVQWSDAYVQQCQNLLGPAVCRELGIFALPDGFILSVIVPVYNEAETIAAVVSRLNQTGLPLEIILVDDGSEDGSADVLDRLAGEGLARVIHHAKNRGKGAAVRTGLQAATGVYVVIQDADLEYDPEDFRRLLQPLVADEADVVYGSRYGGVDKQVSGWWHQTGNGVITRLMNMAIGLKLSDVETCYKMARRDAWQQIAPRLRENRFGIEIEATAYLSRLQLRFAERSIRYRPRWYDEGKKIGWKDGVRAIWCIFYYGLLRRG, encoded by the coding sequence ATGACGCATCTACCTCTGACTGCCGCTACCGATCCAACGGTTCAGTGGAGCGATGCCTACGTCCAACAATGCCAGAACTTACTGGGGCCTGCGGTTTGCCGTGAACTTGGCATCTTTGCGCTGCCCGATGGATTCATACTTTCGGTAATCGTTCCCGTTTACAACGAGGCGGAAACGATCGCTGCGGTTGTTTCACGCTTGAACCAAACGGGCTTGCCACTTGAAATCATTCTCGTCGACGACGGCAGTGAAGACGGGAGTGCGGATGTCTTGGATCGATTGGCAGGCGAAGGCTTGGCTCGTGTGATCCATCACGCCAAGAACCGTGGCAAAGGTGCCGCCGTGCGAACCGGTTTGCAAGCCGCCACGGGCGTCTACGTCGTGATTCAAGATGCCGACTTAGAGTATGATCCGGAAGACTTTCGACGACTGTTGCAACCATTGGTTGCGGACGAAGCGGACGTGGTTTACGGGTCGCGTTATGGAGGCGTCGACAAACAGGTATCGGGATGGTGGCATCAAACGGGCAATGGAGTCATCACACGGTTGATGAACATGGCCATCGGTTTGAAACTAAGCGACGTCGAAACCTGTTACAAAATGGCTCGCCGTGACGCGTGGCAACAAATTGCACCGAGGCTTCGAGAGAATCGATTTGGTATCGAAATCGAAGCAACGGCCTACCTCTCAAGACTCCAACTACGTTTCGCCGAAAGAAGCATCCGCTACCGTCCGCGTTGGTATGACGAAGGCAAGAAGATCGGCTGGAAAGATGGAGTCCGAGCGATCTGGTGCATTTTTTATTACGGCCTCTTGCGACGCGGGTAA
- a CDS encoding DUF1552 domain-containing protein: MSFLAMKKLPRRTLLRGAGVSVAVPWLSAMEKATAGAKGSAPLAPQRFVSMTLGLGLLASELNPEEAGRDYKPSQYLKKIDDIRDSFTVISGSSHPGVKGGHLAEASLLTANPAGGTGGARNSISIDQLMAKHLGDATRYPSLVVGSAGSNSPSYTENGAMIPAETSPSAVFAKLFIDDAKDEKAQRVRRVRHGRSIMDLVASDAKQLNRQLGAGDKRRLDQYFSSVRDLEVRLAKSEAWAKRPKPTVDRKRPVDIGNSNDFIGRQKLMSDMIRLALQTDSTRFISYHLGGSGGVLPIAGVEEGYHALSHHGKDEKKLEQLTLIETEIVATWGQFLRDLASVEDAEGNLLNNTSVILTSNLGNASNHDTRNMPVLLGGGRFRHGQHLAFDQKNNYPLPNLYVSLLQRMGLPMDQFASGTSTMTGLEMT; this comes from the coding sequence ATGTCTTTTTTAGCAATGAAGAAATTGCCGCGTCGAACCCTATTGCGTGGTGCAGGGGTATCGGTTGCCGTGCCTTGGCTATCGGCGATGGAAAAGGCAACTGCTGGCGCAAAGGGCTCGGCTCCGTTGGCACCTCAACGATTCGTTTCGATGACGCTCGGTTTGGGATTGTTGGCAAGTGAATTGAACCCCGAGGAAGCGGGACGCGATTACAAGCCTTCGCAGTACTTAAAAAAGATTGATGACATCCGTGACTCCTTTACGGTGATCTCCGGTTCCTCGCACCCCGGTGTGAAAGGGGGCCACCTTGCCGAGGCCAGTTTGCTGACCGCAAACCCTGCCGGTGGGACCGGGGGAGCACGCAATTCGATTTCGATCGATCAGTTGATGGCGAAACATCTTGGAGATGCGACTCGCTACCCTTCGTTGGTGGTTGGTAGTGCGGGCAGCAATAGCCCCTCATACACCGAAAACGGGGCGATGATTCCCGCGGAGACTTCGCCGTCGGCCGTCTTTGCAAAACTGTTCATCGACGATGCCAAAGATGAAAAAGCGCAGCGAGTCCGACGCGTTCGGCATGGACGAAGCATCATGGACTTGGTCGCGTCGGACGCGAAGCAATTGAACAGGCAGTTGGGCGCCGGTGACAAGCGACGATTGGACCAATACTTCTCTAGCGTTCGTGATCTGGAAGTCCGACTGGCAAAATCGGAGGCGTGGGCAAAGCGTCCGAAACCCACGGTCGATCGTAAGCGACCGGTCGATATTGGGAATTCCAATGATTTCATCGGTCGGCAGAAATTGATGAGCGACATGATTCGGTTGGCGTTGCAGACCGATTCGACTCGCTTTATCAGTTACCACCTCGGAGGATCGGGCGGCGTGTTGCCGATCGCCGGAGTCGAAGAGGGATACCATGCCTTAAGCCATCACGGCAAAGACGAAAAGAAGCTAGAGCAGTTGACGTTGATCGAAACGGAAATTGTGGCCACCTGGGGACAGTTTCTGCGTGACCTCGCGTCGGTCGAAGATGCGGAAGGGAATCTGTTGAATAACACTTCGGTGATCCTGACCAGCAATCTCGGCAACGCGTCGAACCACGACACTCGCAATATGCCAGTCCTACTGGGCGGTGGCCGTTTCCGTCATGGTCAGCACTTGGCTTTTGATCAAAAGAATAACTATCCATTGCCCAATCTGTACGTCAGCTTGCTGCAGCGGATGGGGTTGCCAATGGATCAGTTCGCCTCGGGAACCAGCACGATGACCGGTTTGGAAATGACCTAG
- the hisS gene encoding histidine--tRNA ligase — protein MITPRTLKGFRDYLPQVMIPREQAMQTARTVFRRYGFAPIDTPALEYLEILTGKGSDETDRQLYRFTDHGGREVGLRFDLTVPLARFAAQYINQLGTPFKRYHLAPVWRGENTQAGRYREFVQCDFDCIGSESVVADIETLLIINDLMESLGFDGFKIHINNRQILTGLLESLGLVEQSVPILRSLDKLAKIGPEKTAAEMESAAGVTADQALKVLKLTECTGTPAEILEQLPAVIGDGPTATAGILRLQQIFEGADAAGVPASRLQLDVSIARGLDYYTGVIFETFLDDLPKIGSVCSGGRYDNLVSTYSKQSLPGVGASLGLDRLLAAMEQLNLLPEVKTPAPVFIPYFDKDSSSAYIKMATLLRASGIGVEFYPESRKLGAQLKYADSKGFRIALIAGGNELSSGVCQVKDLQNKTAEEVEYNGEDATALVAAIQTVLGTA, from the coding sequence ATGATCACTCCCCGTACGCTGAAAGGTTTTCGCGACTATTTGCCTCAGGTAATGATTCCTCGCGAACAGGCCATGCAAACTGCCCGCACCGTCTTTCGACGTTACGGGTTTGCTCCGATCGATACTCCGGCTTTGGAGTATCTGGAAATCCTGACGGGCAAAGGGAGTGACGAAACCGATCGGCAGCTCTACCGGTTTACCGACCATGGTGGACGTGAAGTGGGACTGCGGTTTGACCTGACCGTTCCGCTGGCTCGGTTTGCCGCCCAGTACATCAACCAATTGGGGACGCCTTTTAAGCGATACCATTTAGCCCCCGTTTGGCGAGGCGAAAACACGCAGGCCGGCCGCTATCGTGAATTTGTGCAGTGCGATTTTGACTGTATTGGCAGCGAGAGTGTTGTTGCCGATATTGAAACCTTGTTGATCATCAATGACTTGATGGAATCACTGGGCTTTGATGGTTTTAAAATTCACATCAACAATCGCCAAATCCTGACCGGGTTGTTGGAAAGCCTTGGCCTTGTTGAACAGTCGGTCCCCATTCTCCGTTCGCTGGACAAACTGGCGAAAATCGGTCCTGAAAAAACAGCGGCCGAAATGGAATCCGCTGCAGGCGTCACCGCCGATCAGGCACTCAAAGTGCTTAAATTGACGGAGTGCACCGGAACCCCTGCCGAAATTTTGGAGCAACTGCCTGCGGTCATTGGCGACGGCCCGACCGCAACCGCTGGAATCTTGCGTTTGCAACAAATCTTCGAGGGCGCGGACGCTGCAGGAGTTCCTGCTAGTCGGCTTCAGTTGGACGTTTCGATCGCGCGAGGCCTGGATTATTATACCGGAGTCATTTTCGAAACCTTCCTTGACGACCTGCCAAAAATCGGCAGCGTTTGTAGTGGCGGTCGCTATGACAACTTGGTTTCGACCTATAGCAAGCAGTCGCTCCCGGGCGTGGGAGCGTCCCTCGGTCTGGATCGTTTGCTGGCCGCGATGGAACAATTGAATCTGCTGCCTGAAGTGAAAACGCCAGCGCCCGTGTTCATCCCCTATTTTGATAAAGACTCTTCTTCCGCCTACATCAAGATGGCGACGCTACTGCGAGCCAGCGGCATCGGCGTTGAATTTTATCCTGAAAGCAGAAAACTGGGGGCGCAATTAAAGTACGCCGACAGCAAGGGCTTTCGGATCGCTTTGATCGCCGGAGGGAATGAACTCTCAAGCGGAGTCTGCCAGGTAAAGGATCTGCAGAATAAAACGGCTGAGGAAGTCGAATACAATGGAGAGGATGCGACCGCCCTGGTGGCTGCGATCCAAACCGTGCTGGGGACTGCGTAA
- a CDS encoding aldehyde dehydrogenase family protein, whose protein sequence is MPIAHAPSSTAEIDESLTRLASGAKILTTMSIRDRIGLIEQCIEGIGSVAREWVEAACDAKQIPRTSPARTEEVTAGPLATVRFLQLVAQTYKDFERYGAPRLPGTVHRVADQCRIQVFPTPLLYDSLLFRPMTAETWLHPDVQADAVTSASTAKLFGEKRDPQIVAVLGAGNVSSIPATDALTKIFIEDNVVALKMNPVNEYLGPIFEKGLTPLFQANLLQLVYGAVDAGRDLIENSQTNSVHITGSIASHDNIVWGTGEDREQRRRENRPVLNKTITSELGNVSPWAVLPGRYTDAELRSQVELIATSITNNVSFNCIGTKVILTSRNWPQRSQFHQLLDDLLHSIPQRYAYYPGAAERFVKFTGSEVKNTEQLPWTLLKDINPQEAPYLLQEESFTPVCAELVLDADSELSFLQQSVDVMNDQIWGTLAASLTVTDAFQQSHADALDAALQKLRFGTIGINQWTALSFALMSPPWGGYPSSNLQDAQSGIGFVHNTYLLDRPQKTILRGPLQTKPKPIWNSTHRHPERVTWDLFDLYRSPSLLKLPKLSLSSFTG, encoded by the coding sequence TTGCCGATCGCACACGCTCCCTCAAGCACCGCGGAAATCGACGAATCACTGACTCGACTGGCAAGCGGTGCGAAGATATTGACCACCATGTCGATTCGAGACCGAATAGGTTTGATCGAACAGTGTATTGAGGGGATTGGCAGCGTCGCACGCGAATGGGTCGAAGCTGCCTGCGATGCCAAACAAATTCCCCGCACCAGTCCCGCCCGAACGGAAGAAGTCACCGCGGGTCCATTGGCAACCGTGCGGTTCCTGCAACTAGTCGCTCAAACGTACAAAGATTTCGAACGATACGGGGCCCCTCGATTGCCCGGCACGGTTCACCGTGTTGCCGATCAATGTCGAATCCAAGTCTTCCCGACGCCGCTCCTGTACGATTCGCTACTCTTTCGCCCAATGACCGCCGAAACGTGGCTGCATCCTGACGTTCAAGCAGACGCCGTAACTTCCGCAAGCACTGCTAAACTCTTTGGCGAGAAACGTGATCCACAAATCGTGGCCGTCCTGGGCGCTGGCAACGTGTCGTCGATTCCGGCTACCGATGCGTTAACCAAAATCTTTATCGAAGACAATGTCGTTGCCCTCAAGATGAATCCGGTCAACGAGTACCTTGGTCCGATCTTCGAAAAAGGACTGACTCCCTTATTCCAAGCCAATCTGCTTCAATTGGTCTACGGTGCAGTCGATGCAGGAAGAGACCTGATCGAAAATTCGCAAACGAACAGCGTGCATATCACCGGATCGATTGCCTCACACGACAACATTGTCTGGGGAACCGGTGAGGATCGCGAGCAACGGCGGCGCGAAAATCGCCCAGTGTTGAACAAAACAATCACAAGCGAACTCGGTAACGTCTCACCATGGGCAGTGCTGCCGGGACGATACACGGACGCGGAACTACGCTCGCAAGTCGAACTGATCGCAACTTCGATCACGAATAACGTTTCGTTCAACTGCATTGGCACGAAGGTCATCCTTACCTCCCGCAACTGGCCGCAACGATCGCAATTTCATCAACTGCTTGACGATTTACTTCATTCAATTCCCCAACGGTATGCCTACTACCCTGGCGCCGCGGAACGATTTGTGAAGTTTACCGGCAGTGAAGTCAAGAATACCGAACAGCTCCCCTGGACCCTTCTCAAGGATATCAATCCGCAGGAGGCTCCCTATCTGTTGCAAGAGGAATCGTTCACTCCGGTCTGTGCGGAACTGGTGCTGGATGCCGATTCCGAACTTAGTTTTCTGCAACAATCCGTCGACGTCATGAACGACCAAATATGGGGAACCTTAGCGGCCAGTTTGACCGTGACCGATGCCTTCCAACAATCGCATGCGGATGCCTTGGATGCCGCGTTGCAAAAGCTTCGATTTGGCACGATTGGGATCAATCAATGGACGGCGTTATCGTTCGCGTTAATGTCACCGCCATGGGGCGGGTACCCAAGTTCCAATCTGCAAGATGCACAAAGCGGAATCGGTTTTGTGCACAACACTTATTTGCTGGACCGGCCTCAGAAAACCATCTTGCGTGGGCCGCTTCAAACCAAACCAAAACCGATCTGGAATTCAACTCACCGCCATCCAGAACGAGTCACTTGGGATCTGTTCGACCTCTACCGATCTCCCTCGCTGCTCAAACTCCCAAAGCTTTCCCTCAGCTCGTTTACCGGATAA